Proteins encoded within one genomic window of Apis mellifera strain DH4 linkage group LG1, Amel_HAv3.1, whole genome shotgun sequence:
- the LOC409053 gene encoding uncharacterized protein DDB_G0283697 isoform X2 produces the protein MSTADITLSVSVKMAPGPEHRQEPIAPDKSAENNNSEISNERDNIENSVIVVETVSNQSSNTECASTNTDINSDSTTQSVSTCITSDNKQEEPATLSTLNEGELRALLDEAITYKCPKDREGKSSLFKELLQEAEADETEEGCRIITNSRCLPGSNRRRHKRDSVSERLTHGGSLQNLAQPITSEFDSSFAYLTSGSSYTYGGNRRKNKKYTGSSVSARQREGGSLPSNVNASHSLASLANLDLLFDKKGFCEERSTYDWTNKEKSKSLDKPSYNSTKKEEKEKDKKDTKKDLCETEVEVREKRGSKGKYGTNEMLESDNPPPEYKSDYMVIDLGDAEVGTISDRNVGSTLSGVQRPHALDTEDDEGIEMKIIEPRRPQYIPRTTFDIAQTPVDTTIDFSLREHSGKQDKSKISVNGTEVTGSLSFQTFNSVKCGIGGNSSNTSQGKVIPSLCSMMSASLQTQNITMEGSRYTAHTTGSGEKKSLDENGNPVQYNGERKKPRRKHTQEPNVIVYSAENVEGHRNIDDIEILINFIENKESKSKKGKPGNPVRVKTSSGAKPRSREKDTKREQLPAKLQKSNSLEEISKTKLEDLTTEKSVSSSGASSISSQHGTINVALRRAKQRSTGDPAIDSRGDRRSWGTEEGQSIYCNDTGDDYASRRNSNKKINPEPEHETEFLVVTKKKKSKKQRRSSSGSRAQNLTTSGSYLQNSRGFSNEYRTPLSPELRRKSASSMPPSDKSDSSDSDSVHSLPVTSNTSKHNLSKIATSSGGTPQASYADIARMATINMTHNSVLNMSTIVPNMLNPSSWPSVPPKTPSEPDKIPQDYYPSLDELQHSDRKTRQHNFTHSNHILNLSFEKPLSPTLTKMKNSTERKKAEAQEEAINKNIQVIKYVQDIEKMRENLTQQEQKTVNFNNHNTTSNEVSVTNTVPSKLGSAIINCNPDSDNNNSNCNNVNNKETVVNTRCNNPRARRGGYTQNNQNVQNQVPYEDQHFKKVGCTLYDENTKKQNIENSNTHCENKNNLGTGSSDEVESQKTNVVNNPKSVQEMQNIDSDAKLTKNEKSTKTTKEPNINIKHETIKSGNAHSVNSKQEQQEDSKLKKAKQNSTSDKDQTQKTESQISNKQKVSRPAVILLDETSSDVTKNSELPTELRFGFEINEQLLLSEDSTTEETSSATSVFPSVVPPLINKPPSNFDRYPPIFDKHMRCDKFTPNFIQSPNTHVTQQPLHPVMVQRLPCMGYPPRFPPPTCLPPQPTPPPGIMEKYHHQPKEDFSMLYVAPEEDVNIQTYNHDKIVSFVGLAWDAVMREMPVTAGGRIQFYSGQ, from the exons gaaGAACCAGCTACTTTATCTACATTAAATGAAGGTGAACTACGTGCACTATTGGATGAAGCTATAACTTATAAGTGTCCAAAAGATCGTGAAGGAAAATCAAGTCTTTTTAAA gaGTTACTTCAAGAAGCAGAAGCTGATGAAACTGAGGAAGGTTGTAGAATAATAACTAATTCACGTTGTTTACCTGGATCAAATCGTAGAAGGCATAAAAGAGATTCTGTATCTGAGAGATTAACACATGGAGGCTCATTACAAAATTTAGCACAACCTATTACTTCAGAATTTGATAGTAGTTTTGCTTATTTAACATCTGGATCTAGCTATACTTACGGAGGAAAcaggagaaaaaataaaaaatatacaggaTCTAGTGTATCTGCAAGGCAAAGAGAAGGTGGTTCATTACCCTCAAATGTTAATGCATCACACAGTCTTGCTTCATTGgctaatttagatttattatttgataaaaaa GGATTCTGTGAAGAAAGATCAACATATGATTGgactaataaagaaaaatctaaatcatTAGACAAACCATCATATAATagtacaaaaaaagaagaaaaagaaaaagataaaaaagatacaaaaaaagatttgtGTGAAACTGAAGTTGAAGTACGTGAGAAACGAGGTAGCAAAGGAAAATACGGGACAAATGAAATGCTTGAATCCGATAATCCACCACCAGAATATAAATCAGATTATATGGTGATTGATTTAGGTGATGCTGag gtgGGTACTATTAGTGACAGAAATGTGGGATCCACTTTAAGTGGGGTTCAGAGACCTCACGCATTAGACACAGAAGATGATGAaggaattgaaatgaaaattattgaaccTCGTAGACCTCAGTATATACCACGCACTACCTTTGACATAGCTCAAACTCCTGTGGATACTACTATAGATTTTTCTCTCCGTGAACATAGCGGAAAGcaagataaatcaaaaatatctgtTAATGGTACAGAAGTAACTGGATCCCTctcttttcaaacttttaataGTGTGAAATGTGGTATTGGTGGAAACAGTTCTAATACTAGTCAGGGTAAAGTAATTCCAAGTTTATGCTCCATGATGTCTGCATCCTTACAAACACAGAATATCACAATGG AAGGCTCGAGGTATACAGCGCATACTACTGGatctggagaaaaaaaatcattggatGAAAATGGAAATCCAGTACAATATAATGGAGAACGAAAAAAACCTAGAAGAAAGCATACTCAAGAACCTAATGTTATTGTATATAGTGCTGAAAATGTTGAAGGACATCGCAACATtgatgatattgaaattttaattaattttattgaaaataaagaatcaaagagcaaaaaaggaaaaccaGGTAATCCAGTAAGAGTAAAAACTAGTTCAGGTGCAAAACCAAGAAGCAGAGAAAAGGATACTAAAAGGGAACAGTTACCAGCCAAATTACAAAAGTCTAATTCACTTGAAGAAATATCTAAGACTAAACTTGAAGATCTTACAACAGAGAAAAGCGTCAGTTCGAGTGGTGCCAGTAGTATATCAAGTCAACATG GTACAATCAATGTTGCCTTACGTCGTGCGAAACAAAGAAGCACGGGAGACCCAGCTATCGATAGTCGCGGTGATAGACGATCTTGGGGAACAGAAGAAGGTCAGTCCATATATTGTAATGATACCGGAGATGATTATGCTAGTCGTCgaaattccaataaaaaaatcaatccagAGCCTGAACATGAAACAGAATTCCTGGTAgttacgaaaaagaaaaaaagtaaaaaacagAGAAGAAGTTCCAGTGGAAGTAGAGCACAGAATTTAACAACATCTGGATCTTATCTTCAAAATTCAAGAGGATTCTCTAATGAATATAGAACACCACTTTCTCCTGAACTTAGAAGAAAATCTGCAAGTAGTATGCCACCAag TGATAAATCAGACAGTAGTGATTCTGATTCTGTCCATTCATTACCAGTTACATCAAACACGTCCaaacataatttatcaaaaatagctACCTCATCGGGTGGAACGCCGCAAGCTAGTTATGCGGATATAGCTCGTATGGCAACTATTAATATGACTCACAATTCAGTGTTAAATATGTCTACAATAGTTCCAAATATGTTAAATCCATCTTCATGGCCTAGTGTGCCACCTAAGACGCCCTCGGAACCAGATAAAATTCCTCAAGATTATTATCCTAGCTTAGATGAATTACAACACTCTGATAGAAAAACAAGACAACATAATTTTACCCATTCGAATCATATTTTGAACTTAAGTTTTGAAAAACCACTTTCACCAACTttgacaaaaatgaaaaattcaacagaaagaaaaaaagccgAAGCTCAAGAAGaagctattaataaaaatatacaagttattaaatatgtacaagatattgaaaaaatgcgTGAAAATTTAACGCAACAAGAACAAAAaactgtaaattttaataatcataatacaaCATCAAACGAAGTTTCAGTAACGAACACAGTGCCATCAAAACTTGGCAGtgcaataataaattgcaatcctgattctgataataataattccaattgcaacaatgttaataataaagagacaGTTGTAAATACAAGATGTAATAATCCTCGAGCACGTCGAGGAGGTTACAcacaaaataatcaaaatgtaCAGAATCAAGTACCATACGAAGATCAACATTTTAAGAAAGTTGGATGTACACTTTACgatgaaaatacaaaaaaacaaaatattgaaaattctaatacacattgtgaaaataaaaataatttgggtACTGGTTCAAGTGATGAAGTTGAATCACAAAAAACCAATGTCGTAAATAATCCAAAATCAGTGCaagaaatgcaaaatattGATTCAGATGCTAAGTtgacaaaaaatgaaaaatcgacaAAAACTACAAAAGaaccaaatattaatattaaacacgAAACAATTAAATCGGGAAATGCACATTCTGTAAATTCGAAACAAGAACAACAAGAAGattctaaattgaaaaaagcaaAACAAAATTCCACATCAGATAAAGATCAAACGCAAAAAACAGAATCgcaaatatctaataaacaaaaagtttCGAGGCCTGCGGTTATATTACTAGATGAAACTTCATCAGATGTTACCAAGAATAGTGAATTGCCAACAGAACTTAGGTTCGGATTTGAAATTAACGAACAACTTTTATTATCAGAAGATTCGACAACCGAAGAAACCTCAAGTGCCACTTCTGTGTTTCCTTCTGTAGTTCCACCACTTATAAACAAACCACCTTCTAATTTTGATAGATATCCTCCGATATTTGATAAACACATGAGATGTGATAAATTTACGCCTAATTTCATACAATCTCCAAATACGCATGTAACTCAACAACCTTTACATCCGGTGATGGTACAACGATTACCGTGTATGGGTTATCCTCCAAGATTTCCTCCTCCTACATGTCTACCACCACAACCTACACCTCCGCCAGGAATAATGGAGAAATATCATCATCAACCAAAAGAAGACTTTTCTATGCTTTATGTAGCACCTGAAGAAGACGTTAATATACAAACATACAATCATGATAAAATCGTCTCATTTGTTGGTTtag caTGGGACGCTGTTATGAGAGAAATGCCAGTAACTGCAGGTGGTCGTATACAGTTCTACAGTGGTCAGTGA
- the LOC409053 gene encoding uncharacterized protein DDB_G0283697 isoform X1, protein MSTADITLSVSVKMAPGPEHRQEPIAPDKSAENNNSEISNERDNIENSVIVVETVSNQSSNTECASTNTDINSDSTTQSVSTCITSDNKQEEPATLSTLNEGELRALLDEAITYKCPKDREGKSSLFKELLQEAEADETEEGCRIITNSRCLPGSNRRRHKRDSVSERLTHGGSLQNLAQPITSEFDSSFAYLTSGSSYTYGGNRRKNKKYTGSSVSARQREGGSLPSNVNASHSLASLANLDLLFDKKKGFCEERSTYDWTNKEKSKSLDKPSYNSTKKEEKEKDKKDTKKDLCETEVEVREKRGSKGKYGTNEMLESDNPPPEYKSDYMVIDLGDAEVGTISDRNVGSTLSGVQRPHALDTEDDEGIEMKIIEPRRPQYIPRTTFDIAQTPVDTTIDFSLREHSGKQDKSKISVNGTEVTGSLSFQTFNSVKCGIGGNSSNTSQGKVIPSLCSMMSASLQTQNITMEGSRYTAHTTGSGEKKSLDENGNPVQYNGERKKPRRKHTQEPNVIVYSAENVEGHRNIDDIEILINFIENKESKSKKGKPGNPVRVKTSSGAKPRSREKDTKREQLPAKLQKSNSLEEISKTKLEDLTTEKSVSSSGASSISSQHGTINVALRRAKQRSTGDPAIDSRGDRRSWGTEEGQSIYCNDTGDDYASRRNSNKKINPEPEHETEFLVVTKKKKSKKQRRSSSGSRAQNLTTSGSYLQNSRGFSNEYRTPLSPELRRKSASSMPPSDKSDSSDSDSVHSLPVTSNTSKHNLSKIATSSGGTPQASYADIARMATINMTHNSVLNMSTIVPNMLNPSSWPSVPPKTPSEPDKIPQDYYPSLDELQHSDRKTRQHNFTHSNHILNLSFEKPLSPTLTKMKNSTERKKAEAQEEAINKNIQVIKYVQDIEKMRENLTQQEQKTVNFNNHNTTSNEVSVTNTVPSKLGSAIINCNPDSDNNNSNCNNVNNKETVVNTRCNNPRARRGGYTQNNQNVQNQVPYEDQHFKKVGCTLYDENTKKQNIENSNTHCENKNNLGTGSSDEVESQKTNVVNNPKSVQEMQNIDSDAKLTKNEKSTKTTKEPNINIKHETIKSGNAHSVNSKQEQQEDSKLKKAKQNSTSDKDQTQKTESQISNKQKVSRPAVILLDETSSDVTKNSELPTELRFGFEINEQLLLSEDSTTEETSSATSVFPSVVPPLINKPPSNFDRYPPIFDKHMRCDKFTPNFIQSPNTHVTQQPLHPVMVQRLPCMGYPPRFPPPTCLPPQPTPPPGIMEKYHHQPKEDFSMLYVAPEEDVNIQTYNHDKIVSFVGLAWDAVMREMPVTAGGRIQFYSGQ, encoded by the exons gaaGAACCAGCTACTTTATCTACATTAAATGAAGGTGAACTACGTGCACTATTGGATGAAGCTATAACTTATAAGTGTCCAAAAGATCGTGAAGGAAAATCAAGTCTTTTTAAA gaGTTACTTCAAGAAGCAGAAGCTGATGAAACTGAGGAAGGTTGTAGAATAATAACTAATTCACGTTGTTTACCTGGATCAAATCGTAGAAGGCATAAAAGAGATTCTGTATCTGAGAGATTAACACATGGAGGCTCATTACAAAATTTAGCACAACCTATTACTTCAGAATTTGATAGTAGTTTTGCTTATTTAACATCTGGATCTAGCTATACTTACGGAGGAAAcaggagaaaaaataaaaaatatacaggaTCTAGTGTATCTGCAAGGCAAAGAGAAGGTGGTTCATTACCCTCAAATGTTAATGCATCACACAGTCTTGCTTCATTGgctaatttagatttattatttgataaaaaa aagGGATTCTGTGAAGAAAGATCAACATATGATTGgactaataaagaaaaatctaaatcatTAGACAAACCATCATATAATagtacaaaaaaagaagaaaaagaaaaagataaaaaagatacaaaaaaagatttgtGTGAAACTGAAGTTGAAGTACGTGAGAAACGAGGTAGCAAAGGAAAATACGGGACAAATGAAATGCTTGAATCCGATAATCCACCACCAGAATATAAATCAGATTATATGGTGATTGATTTAGGTGATGCTGag gtgGGTACTATTAGTGACAGAAATGTGGGATCCACTTTAAGTGGGGTTCAGAGACCTCACGCATTAGACACAGAAGATGATGAaggaattgaaatgaaaattattgaaccTCGTAGACCTCAGTATATACCACGCACTACCTTTGACATAGCTCAAACTCCTGTGGATACTACTATAGATTTTTCTCTCCGTGAACATAGCGGAAAGcaagataaatcaaaaatatctgtTAATGGTACAGAAGTAACTGGATCCCTctcttttcaaacttttaataGTGTGAAATGTGGTATTGGTGGAAACAGTTCTAATACTAGTCAGGGTAAAGTAATTCCAAGTTTATGCTCCATGATGTCTGCATCCTTACAAACACAGAATATCACAATGG AAGGCTCGAGGTATACAGCGCATACTACTGGatctggagaaaaaaaatcattggatGAAAATGGAAATCCAGTACAATATAATGGAGAACGAAAAAAACCTAGAAGAAAGCATACTCAAGAACCTAATGTTATTGTATATAGTGCTGAAAATGTTGAAGGACATCGCAACATtgatgatattgaaattttaattaattttattgaaaataaagaatcaaagagcaaaaaaggaaaaccaGGTAATCCAGTAAGAGTAAAAACTAGTTCAGGTGCAAAACCAAGAAGCAGAGAAAAGGATACTAAAAGGGAACAGTTACCAGCCAAATTACAAAAGTCTAATTCACTTGAAGAAATATCTAAGACTAAACTTGAAGATCTTACAACAGAGAAAAGCGTCAGTTCGAGTGGTGCCAGTAGTATATCAAGTCAACATG GTACAATCAATGTTGCCTTACGTCGTGCGAAACAAAGAAGCACGGGAGACCCAGCTATCGATAGTCGCGGTGATAGACGATCTTGGGGAACAGAAGAAGGTCAGTCCATATATTGTAATGATACCGGAGATGATTATGCTAGTCGTCgaaattccaataaaaaaatcaatccagAGCCTGAACATGAAACAGAATTCCTGGTAgttacgaaaaagaaaaaaagtaaaaaacagAGAAGAAGTTCCAGTGGAAGTAGAGCACAGAATTTAACAACATCTGGATCTTATCTTCAAAATTCAAGAGGATTCTCTAATGAATATAGAACACCACTTTCTCCTGAACTTAGAAGAAAATCTGCAAGTAGTATGCCACCAag TGATAAATCAGACAGTAGTGATTCTGATTCTGTCCATTCATTACCAGTTACATCAAACACGTCCaaacataatttatcaaaaatagctACCTCATCGGGTGGAACGCCGCAAGCTAGTTATGCGGATATAGCTCGTATGGCAACTATTAATATGACTCACAATTCAGTGTTAAATATGTCTACAATAGTTCCAAATATGTTAAATCCATCTTCATGGCCTAGTGTGCCACCTAAGACGCCCTCGGAACCAGATAAAATTCCTCAAGATTATTATCCTAGCTTAGATGAATTACAACACTCTGATAGAAAAACAAGACAACATAATTTTACCCATTCGAATCATATTTTGAACTTAAGTTTTGAAAAACCACTTTCACCAACTttgacaaaaatgaaaaattcaacagaaagaaaaaaagccgAAGCTCAAGAAGaagctattaataaaaatatacaagttattaaatatgtacaagatattgaaaaaatgcgTGAAAATTTAACGCAACAAGAACAAAAaactgtaaattttaataatcataatacaaCATCAAACGAAGTTTCAGTAACGAACACAGTGCCATCAAAACTTGGCAGtgcaataataaattgcaatcctgattctgataataataattccaattgcaacaatgttaataataaagagacaGTTGTAAATACAAGATGTAATAATCCTCGAGCACGTCGAGGAGGTTACAcacaaaataatcaaaatgtaCAGAATCAAGTACCATACGAAGATCAACATTTTAAGAAAGTTGGATGTACACTTTACgatgaaaatacaaaaaaacaaaatattgaaaattctaatacacattgtgaaaataaaaataatttgggtACTGGTTCAAGTGATGAAGTTGAATCACAAAAAACCAATGTCGTAAATAATCCAAAATCAGTGCaagaaatgcaaaatattGATTCAGATGCTAAGTtgacaaaaaatgaaaaatcgacaAAAACTACAAAAGaaccaaatattaatattaaacacgAAACAATTAAATCGGGAAATGCACATTCTGTAAATTCGAAACAAGAACAACAAGAAGattctaaattgaaaaaagcaaAACAAAATTCCACATCAGATAAAGATCAAACGCAAAAAACAGAATCgcaaatatctaataaacaaaaagtttCGAGGCCTGCGGTTATATTACTAGATGAAACTTCATCAGATGTTACCAAGAATAGTGAATTGCCAACAGAACTTAGGTTCGGATTTGAAATTAACGAACAACTTTTATTATCAGAAGATTCGACAACCGAAGAAACCTCAAGTGCCACTTCTGTGTTTCCTTCTGTAGTTCCACCACTTATAAACAAACCACCTTCTAATTTTGATAGATATCCTCCGATATTTGATAAACACATGAGATGTGATAAATTTACGCCTAATTTCATACAATCTCCAAATACGCATGTAACTCAACAACCTTTACATCCGGTGATGGTACAACGATTACCGTGTATGGGTTATCCTCCAAGATTTCCTCCTCCTACATGTCTACCACCACAACCTACACCTCCGCCAGGAATAATGGAGAAATATCATCATCAACCAAAAGAAGACTTTTCTATGCTTTATGTAGCACCTGAAGAAGACGTTAATATACAAACATACAATCATGATAAAATCGTCTCATTTGTTGGTTtag caTGGGACGCTGTTATGAGAGAAATGCCAGTAACTGCAGGTGGTCGTATACAGTTCTACAGTGGTCAGTGA